A window of the Desulforapulum autotrophicum HRM2 genome harbors these coding sequences:
- the cobC gene encoding alpha-ribazole phosphatase: MIYLLRHGEIKGSEIKRFIGQTDVELSQKGVDQARFWQGYFADIKIDHVFSSPLSRCVETARIVTGQADHDITRVNELGEIDLGDWDGQTFARIKADCPQAWEARGKDLVNYRPPGGESFADLFARVVPAFQKIARQNRGDSLIVAHAGVNRMILCDLLGKALKDLFTIDQTYGCLNIISGLDGQGSAPTAVSVRNLRAGPCP, from the coding sequence ATGATCTATCTGTTGAGACACGGTGAAATTAAAGGCAGTGAAATCAAAAGATTCATCGGGCAGACAGATGTGGAACTCAGTCAAAAAGGGGTTGACCAGGCCCGGTTCTGGCAGGGGTATTTTGCTGATATCAAAATTGATCACGTCTTTTCAAGCCCCCTGTCGCGGTGTGTTGAGACTGCCCGGATTGTAACGGGACAGGCAGACCATGATATTACACGGGTTAACGAATTAGGGGAGATCGACCTGGGTGACTGGGATGGACAAACCTTTGCACGGATCAAGGCCGATTGCCCCCAGGCCTGGGAGGCCCGGGGCAAGGATCTGGTCAATTACCGGCCCCCTGGAGGGGAATCCTTTGCAGACCTTTTTGCCCGGGTGGTGCCGGCGTTTCAGAAAATTGCCCGCCAGAACAGGGGTGACAGCCTGATCGTGGCCCATGCCGGGGTCAACCGGATGATTTTGTGTGATCTCCTGGGCAAGGCGCTCAAGGATCTGTTTACCATTGACCAGACCTATGGATGTCTGAATATCATCAGCGGGCTGGATGGTCAGGGGTCTGCGCCCACTGCTGTATCTGTTCGTAATCTTCGGGCCGGTCCATGTCCATGA
- a CDS encoding nucleotidyltransferase family protein: protein MKYSALILAAGFSSRMGRFKPLLPLGTTTVLQRVISIFQTAGVEDIRVITGHRADDIEPFATVMGVKTIFNADFKNGMFSSVQTGVQSLSPERSAFFVLPVDIPLVAPDTVKGLLAAWEANRPVVAYPIFQGRRGHPPLISMGIRDHILNWSGHQGLRGALEALEDPGLEVETDDRYILMDMDRPEDYEQIQQWAQTPDHPAR, encoded by the coding sequence ATGAAATATTCAGCCCTGATTCTGGCCGCAGGTTTTTCATCCCGCATGGGCAGATTCAAACCCCTCCTGCCCCTTGGAACGACAACGGTTCTGCAACGGGTGATATCGATCTTCCAGACGGCCGGGGTCGAGGATATCCGTGTGATTACTGGCCACAGGGCAGACGATATCGAACCGTTTGCAACGGTTATGGGGGTAAAAACAATATTCAATGCCGATTTTAAAAACGGAATGTTTTCGTCGGTACAAACAGGGGTCCAGTCACTTTCCCCGGAAAGATCTGCCTTTTTTGTCCTGCCCGTGGACATTCCCCTGGTGGCCCCGGACACCGTCAAGGGATTGCTTGCCGCCTGGGAGGCAAACAGGCCCGTTGTTGCCTATCCCATATTTCAGGGTCGACGGGGTCACCCTCCCCTGATCTCCATGGGGATCAGGGATCATATTCTCAACTGGTCGGGCCATCAAGGATTGAGGGGAGCACTTGAAGCCCTCGAAGATCCTGGCCTTGAAGTTGAAACAGACGACAGATACATTCTCATGGACATGGACCGGCCCGAAGATTACGAACAGATACAGCAGTGGGCGCAGACCCCTGACCATCCAGCCCGCTGA
- a CDS encoding XdhC family aldehyde oxidoreductase maturation factor has translation MSKNDKAVWESLNQGTPVVMATILSKQGSAPRSAGTKMVVHGDGSISGTIGGGWIEARVQDLAGTFFKTRTGALIQEFTLDARAYADMDMVCGGDVTLLLEYLPATALNLEFFQKRMDLEAVGQNGFLASRLAKQPDGSYTVDRFLISGQEQTGPFALSQASLIRLSDQAEMMRSPGLIYLDDGTFFIEPARFNGTLYILGAGHLAIETARLAAHTGFKPIVMDDRKEFANNQRFPMADTHVLDNFDGCFDGFTIGEGSYIVIMTRGHLYDRTILEQALETRATYIGMIGSRSKRKIIYDYLLSQGVSQSRLDTIHAPIGLAINAQTPEEIAVSIVAELIQERFNAV, from the coding sequence ATGTCTAAAAACGATAAGGCAGTTTGGGAAAGTTTAAACCAGGGTACCCCCGTTGTCATGGCCACCATATTGAGCAAACAGGGGTCAGCACCCAGATCTGCCGGAACAAAGATGGTCGTCCATGGGGACGGCAGCATCAGCGGAACCATTGGCGGCGGGTGGATCGAGGCAAGGGTGCAGGACCTTGCCGGAACTTTTTTCAAGACCCGGACCGGCGCATTGATTCAGGAATTCACCCTGGATGCCCGGGCATATGCAGACATGGACATGGTCTGTGGCGGTGATGTCACCCTGCTGCTGGAATACCTGCCGGCCACGGCCCTGAACCTTGAATTTTTCCAGAAACGCATGGACCTTGAGGCCGTGGGGCAGAATGGTTTCCTGGCGAGCAGGCTTGCTAAACAACCGGATGGAAGCTATACCGTGGATCGTTTCCTCATCTCAGGCCAGGAACAGACAGGGCCCTTTGCCCTCAGTCAGGCATCCCTGATCCGGCTGTCAGACCAGGCAGAAATGATGCGATCACCTGGCCTGATTTACCTTGACGATGGGACCTTTTTCATCGAACCCGCCCGGTTCAACGGCACCCTCTACATCCTCGGGGCTGGCCATCTTGCCATTGAAACAGCCCGCCTTGCCGCCCATACGGGATTTAAACCCATTGTCATGGACGACAGAAAAGAATTTGCCAACAACCAACGTTTCCCCATGGCCGACACCCATGTGCTCGACAATTTCGATGGCTGCTTTGACGGATTCACCATCGGGGAGGGCAGCTACATCGTCATCATGACCCGGGGACATCTCTACGACCGGACCATCCTCGAACAGGCCCTTGAAACCCGGGCCACCTATATCGGCATGATCGGCAGCAGATCCAAGCGAAAAATCATTTATGACTATCTCCTGTCCCAGGGCGTATCCCAGTCACGTCTGGACACGATCCACGCCCCCATCGGACTTGCCATCAATGCCCAGACCCCGGAAGAGATCGCCGTGAGCATTGTTGCAGAACTTATCCAGGAAAGGTTCAACGCCGTATGA
- a CDS encoding DVU_1553 family AMP-dependent CoA ligase, translating to MNIDITPLDRWIVTRTASRFPGEPTTGITTQLEAYQLWMLKKTLTLAREKSPFYRNHLKGINLEDLRSVQDIRQLPFVFARDLADHGLQMLCVSQGEIARVTTLQTSGTTARPKRIFFTQHDMENTAEFFTRGMATLVKPGQRVMVLMPGPNFGSVGERVKTGLSQMGCSTLVNGFVDNPGSVVKKIAAFRADCIIGLPVQVLSLARSSRATAHGSSISTNRIKSVLLTGDYVPLSIIRAIKEIWHCPVFIHYGMTETGLGGGVECRAQRGCHLREADLFFEIIDENGYPLPLGQVGEVTVTTLTRTGMPLIRYRTGDRACFLEDLCPCGSRLKRLDRVRGRSVVRLGSQEIRLDEMDEAVFKLDNMVDFQVTLVEATVATAGIHLLNVEFWSIPDKVQGLERKIEQALYKIPAIRHLMDQGELTINSIFASNAKLFSRPIKRSIKQERIKKKINV from the coding sequence ATGAATATTGACATCACCCCCCTGGACCGCTGGATCGTCACCAGGACAGCATCCCGGTTTCCTGGAGAGCCTACCACTGGAATTACCACACAACTGGAAGCCTACCAGCTCTGGATGCTGAAAAAAACGCTGACTCTGGCCAGGGAGAAAAGCCCCTTTTACCGGAATCATTTAAAAGGAATCAACCTGGAAGACCTTAGATCCGTTCAAGACATCCGGCAATTGCCCTTCGTCTTTGCCCGGGACCTGGCAGACCACGGTCTGCAGATGCTGTGTGTCTCCCAGGGTGAAATTGCAAGGGTGACCACCCTTCAAACCTCAGGCACCACGGCCCGTCCCAAACGCATCTTTTTCACACAACATGACATGGAAAATACAGCCGAATTTTTCACCCGGGGCATGGCAACCCTTGTCAAGCCGGGTCAACGGGTAATGGTGCTCATGCCCGGCCCCAACTTCGGATCCGTTGGTGAACGGGTAAAAACAGGCCTTAGCCAAATGGGGTGTTCGACCCTTGTCAACGGATTTGTGGATAACCCCGGCAGTGTGGTCAAAAAAATAGCAGCGTTCAGGGCGGACTGCATCATCGGCCTGCCGGTTCAGGTACTCAGCCTGGCCCGATCCTCCCGGGCCACAGCCCATGGATCCTCCATTTCCACCAACAGGATCAAGAGCGTCCTTTTAACCGGGGATTATGTGCCCCTGTCAATCATCCGGGCCATCAAAGAAATCTGGCACTGTCCAGTTTTCATCCATTATGGTATGACTGAAACAGGTCTTGGCGGCGGAGTCGAATGCCGGGCCCAAAGGGGATGCCATCTGCGGGAGGCGGACCTTTTTTTTGAAATCATTGATGAAAACGGTTATCCCCTGCCATTGGGACAGGTGGGAGAGGTCACCGTCACAACCCTCACCCGAACAGGCATGCCCCTGATTCGATACCGCACCGGGGACAGGGCCTGTTTTCTCGAAGATCTCTGCCCCTGCGGATCACGCCTCAAACGCCTGGACAGGGTCCGGGGAAGGAGCGTGGTCAGGCTTGGCAGCCAGGAAATCCGCCTGGATGAAATGGACGAGGCTGTTTTCAAGCTGGATAACATGGTTGATTTTCAGGTCACCCTGGTGGAAGCAACGGTTGCAACAGCCGGGATTCACCTGTTGAATGTCGAGTTCTGGTCGATCCCGGATAAGGTCCAGGGCCTGGAACGTAAGATAGAACAGGCCCTTTACAAGATTCCGGCCATCCGACACCTCATGGATCAGGGTGAGTTAACAATTAACAGCATCTTTGCTTCTAATGCAAAACTTTTTTCACGGCCCATTAAACGAAGCATAAAGCAAGAAAGGATAAAGAAAAAAATAAATGTCTAA
- the trsS gene encoding radical SAM (seleno)protein TrsS: MHPGQTRVLAHTHSLCPHCLKKIKAQRVQRGDSVFLVKECPDHGPMETVIWQGKPGIEQWVRNKTRSGPERHATATHKGCPFDCGICPQHNQRTCTTLIEVTQRCNLNCPVCFADSNNLIPDPDLDEIQRWYKRIKTLTNGQCNIQISGGEPTIRDDLPEIIRMGKAMEFGFIQVNTNGLRLAEDEPFLIQLKQAGLDSLFLQFDGINDTVHLALRGKPLQKIKERTIALCQKHNLGVVLVPTLVPGTNDSQVGEIIRFGLERSPHVRGVHFQPISYFGRFPNPLELKQRITLPRVIQHIESQAGMDPSWFRPPGUENALCSFHGNFVIMPDGRLTPLTRHQPSTAVEDGCRGASGTIGFIARQWASPSAKEQQYQQGIPCDYLAKNPMDLGIFLSRLKTHMFSISCMVFQDAWNLDLERVQDCCIHVFSPDGRLIPFCMYNLTDVDGRSLYRNHEY; the protein is encoded by the coding sequence ATGCACCCTGGACAAACCCGGGTGCTTGCCCATACCCATAGCCTCTGTCCCCACTGCCTGAAAAAGATTAAGGCCCAGCGGGTGCAGCGGGGAGACTCGGTTTTTCTTGTGAAAGAGTGCCCTGACCACGGCCCCATGGAGACTGTCATCTGGCAGGGCAAACCCGGGATCGAACAATGGGTTAGGAACAAAACCCGGTCAGGCCCGGAACGACATGCCACAGCAACACACAAGGGATGCCCCTTTGACTGTGGCATCTGCCCCCAGCACAACCAACGGACCTGTACGACACTGATCGAAGTAACCCAGCGTTGCAACCTCAACTGCCCGGTCTGCTTTGCTGACAGCAACAACCTTATTCCTGATCCCGATCTTGACGAAATCCAACGATGGTACAAACGGATAAAAACGCTGACCAATGGCCAGTGCAACATCCAGATTTCCGGAGGAGAACCGACCATCCGGGACGATCTTCCCGAAATCATCCGCATGGGCAAAGCCATGGAGTTTGGCTTTATCCAGGTCAACACCAATGGCCTTCGACTTGCAGAAGATGAACCTTTTTTGATCCAACTCAAACAGGCCGGGCTTGACAGCCTCTTTCTCCAGTTTGACGGAATCAATGACACCGTTCACCTGGCACTCAGGGGAAAACCCCTCCAGAAGATCAAAGAGCGTACCATAGCTCTGTGCCAGAAGCACAACCTTGGCGTAGTACTGGTGCCCACCCTGGTTCCCGGGACAAACGACTCCCAGGTGGGAGAGATCATCCGCTTTGGCCTTGAACGTTCCCCCCATGTCCGGGGCGTTCATTTCCAGCCCATCAGCTATTTTGGACGCTTTCCCAACCCCCTTGAACTTAAACAACGAATCACCCTGCCCCGGGTAATCCAGCACATTGAATCCCAGGCCGGAATGGACCCATCCTGGTTTCGCCCCCCCGGCTGAGAGAATGCCCTGTGCTCGTTCCACGGCAATTTTGTCATCATGCCAGATGGACGGCTGACCCCCCTGACCCGCCACCAACCGTCAACAGCGGTTGAAGACGGTTGCCGGGGTGCATCCGGAACCATCGGTTTTATTGCCAGACAATGGGCCTCTCCTTCGGCGAAGGAGCAGCAATATCAACAGGGAATTCCTTGTGATTATCTGGCAAAAAACCCCATGGATCTTGGGATTTTTTTAAGCCGGTTAAAAACCCATATGTTTTCAATCTCGTGCATGGTATTCCAGGATGCCTGGAACCTGGATCTTGAACGGGTTCAGGATTGCTGCATCCATGTGTTTTCACCCGACGGCCGACTGATCCCCTTTTGCATGTACAACCTCACCGACGTCGATGGCAGGAGTCTTTATCGAAACCATGAATATTGA
- a CDS encoding DVU_1555 family C-GCAxxG-C-C protein, protein MSDTMMRMIPLQAEGYPCSQMMMIMALEEQGRTNPGLVRAMAGLAKGMGTSSGSCGALGSGTCILALYAARGDRGEQALESYEPMLAQLNEWFEQQTRDYGGSLCHQITEEKAGSLEMAGRCGNLIAATYDRVMEILVENGIDPSVSRDEP, encoded by the coding sequence ATGAGTGACACCATGATGCGCATGATCCCTTTGCAGGCTGAAGGGTATCCATGCAGCCAGATGATGATGATCATGGCCCTTGAAGAACAGGGCCGGACAAACCCGGGCCTGGTTCGGGCCATGGCAGGACTTGCCAAGGGAATGGGAACAAGTTCCGGCTCCTGTGGAGCCCTGGGCTCAGGCACCTGTATACTGGCCCTTTATGCGGCAAGGGGAGACAGAGGTGAACAGGCCCTGGAAAGCTATGAACCCATGCTGGCCCAATTGAACGAATGGTTTGAACAGCAGACCCGTGATTATGGCGGCAGCCTATGCCACCAGATAACCGAGGAAAAGGCCGGTTCCCTGGAGATGGCCGGCCGATGTGGCAACCTCATCGCCGCCACCTATGACCGGGTAATGGAGATCCTTGTGGAAAACGGCATAGACCCTTCTGTTTCAAGGGACGAGCCCTGA
- the trsM gene encoding DVU_1556 family methyltransferase: MDRIAVTPLYKNPALKQLTKPVLRPGGLELTRESARACDLHPGDRVLDVGCGYGSAVRMLTNEFSVNAWGIDPDMALLRSHGTFTGPQAKAQALPFRSSSFKALFCECVLSLTPDMDKSLAEFRRVLEPGGTLVLCDIHVREKRYSEELKQIPLACGFRQAVERENMEKRVETAGFDHLEWEDLSFLLTRLAGEIIFEHGSLLNFWSKIFGGPCRSSHHTCEAIRASRPGYFRIFAKKIRRNDE; this comes from the coding sequence ATGGACAGGATTGCTGTAACCCCCCTTTACAAAAACCCTGCACTTAAACAATTGACCAAGCCCGTACTTCGGCCCGGGGGGCTTGAGCTGACCCGGGAGTCGGCCCGGGCATGTGATCTTCACCCCGGAGACCGGGTTCTGGACGTGGGGTGCGGATATGGATCAGCCGTAAGGATGCTGACCAACGAATTTTCCGTCAATGCCTGGGGGATTGACCCGGATATGGCACTGCTCCGATCCCATGGGACATTTACTGGGCCCCAGGCAAAGGCCCAGGCCCTGCCCTTCAGGTCCAGCAGCTTCAAGGCCCTGTTCTGTGAATGTGTGCTGTCGTTGACACCCGACATGGACAAGTCTCTTGCCGAGTTCCGGCGGGTGCTTGAACCCGGAGGAACGTTGGTGCTCTGCGATATCCATGTGCGGGAAAAAAGATACAGTGAGGAATTAAAACAGATTCCCCTGGCCTGCGGGTTCAGGCAGGCAGTGGAGCGGGAAAATATGGAAAAAAGGGTCGAAACAGCAGGCTTTGATCACCTTGAATGGGAGGACCTGTCGTTTTTATTGACCCGGCTTGCTGGCGAGATAATTTTTGAACACGGTTCCCTGTTGAACTTCTGGTCCAAAATCTTTGGCGGCCCATGCAGATCCTCCCACCATACCTGTGAGGCCATCCGTGCAAGCCGGCCGGGATATTTCAGAATTTTTGCAAAAAAAATCAGGAGAAACGATGAGTGA
- a CDS encoding DVU_1557 family redox protein, with product MITNLGIRENKDWKCLACDQLLKLDRVTIEYMNGSFTVELPCCPCCGMVLVPEEIAVGKMLEVEKLLEDK from the coding sequence ATGATCACCAACCTTGGCATCCGAGAAAACAAAGATTGGAAATGTCTGGCCTGTGATCAGCTGCTCAAACTTGACAGGGTCACTATCGAATATATGAACGGCAGTTTCACGGTGGAACTTCCCTGCTGCCCCTGTTGCGGCATGGTCCTGGTGCCAGAAGAGATTGCCGTGGGTAAAATGCTCGAAGTTGAAAAACTGCTGGAGGATAAATAG
- a CDS encoding pyridine nucleotide-disulfide oxidoreductase/dicluster-binding protein, which yields MDQKELRQVEKQCIQEEAPACQSTCPLHMDVRTFVRQISLGRFDDAWKTLARTLPFPGILSRICDHPCETHCLREELGGAIAIGALERACVHQPKPRIRTIPIPKKNHTMAVVGENFNALVTALDLLKKGYGVTLFTTGNQLGGTLWKIDERLLPKGVIQEELAILDTLGLKIETQRIDNNVSDLFQAGFSAVYIDLCSPDAAPLAQGKRPTERTFALEHAGVFAGPVPGLDGQNRISPIDQAFQGRAAALSMERYVQKVNPIEGRDDEGPYPSRLFTNLEGITPLAKMPANNKTAGYTLEEAKVEANRCIQCQCLECVKVCPYLAHFKGYPRKYAREIYNNATIVLGNHAANAMINSCSLCGLCTEVCPENFSMADLCLGARRDLVERNKMPVSAHWFALEDMAFSNSKQFMLARHAPGREASEFVFFPGCQLAGSNPEQVIQTYAFLRNNRSQNTGLMLQCCSAPAYWAGDQPRTETAIALIETNWQQLGKPEMILACSSCMEMFKQYLPQIKVTSLWEIMDRGNLPDQMLGGVSGGKVLGTIPAMALHDPCTTRNEPRVHEAVRSLAAKLNIPIQELELSRTNTECCGFGGLMENANPEMAKKQIEQRRLESDLDFLTYCAMCRNQLRGADKRTVHILDYLFPGKESPEDPAARPRTGLSESRKNRERLKTDLLDRLWNQPPIEKDLFPLCMTHEIKTTLEQRRILNQDIRAAIAHGEGTGKKMLNIDNGHFLVSHRPSMVTFWVEYSVVDTGYQVHNSYCHRMQVTRERQ from the coding sequence ATGGACCAGAAAGAACTGCGCCAGGTGGAAAAACAATGTATTCAGGAGGAGGCCCCGGCCTGTCAATCAACCTGCCCCCTGCATATGGATGTGCGCACCTTTGTCCGCCAGATCAGCCTTGGCAGGTTTGATGATGCCTGGAAAACACTGGCAAGAACCCTGCCCTTTCCAGGCATCCTCAGTCGGATCTGCGACCATCCCTGTGAAACCCACTGTTTAAGGGAAGAACTTGGGGGTGCCATTGCCATCGGTGCACTTGAACGAGCGTGCGTGCACCAGCCCAAGCCCAGAATCCGAACCATCCCCATACCGAAAAAAAACCACACCATGGCCGTTGTTGGGGAAAATTTTAATGCCCTTGTCACGGCCCTGGATCTCTTGAAAAAAGGGTATGGCGTCACCCTTTTCACCACCGGCAATCAACTGGGGGGTACCCTTTGGAAAATAGATGAACGACTTCTTCCCAAAGGGGTCATCCAGGAGGAGCTTGCCATACTCGACACCCTGGGGCTCAAGATTGAGACACAGAGAATTGACAACAACGTTTCAGACCTTTTCCAGGCAGGCTTTTCAGCCGTTTATATCGACCTTTGCAGCCCGGATGCAGCCCCCCTTGCCCAGGGGAAAAGACCGACCGAAAGGACCTTTGCCCTGGAACACGCCGGAGTGTTTGCAGGCCCGGTCCCAGGCCTCGATGGCCAAAACCGGATATCACCCATTGACCAGGCATTCCAGGGAAGGGCTGCAGCCCTTTCCATGGAAAGGTACGTGCAAAAAGTGAATCCAATCGAGGGGCGGGATGATGAAGGGCCCTACCCCAGCCGGCTCTTTACCAACCTTGAGGGAATCACTCCCCTGGCCAAGATGCCGGCCAACAACAAAACAGCAGGTTACACCCTGGAAGAGGCAAAGGTCGAAGCAAACCGCTGCATCCAATGCCAATGCCTTGAATGCGTCAAGGTCTGCCCCTATCTCGCCCACTTCAAGGGCTACCCCAGAAAATATGCCCGGGAAATTTACAACAACGCCACCATTGTCCTTGGCAACCATGCAGCCAACGCCATGATCAACTCGTGCAGTTTATGCGGTCTGTGCACCGAGGTGTGCCCGGAAAACTTCTCCATGGCAGATCTCTGCCTTGGGGCCCGCAGGGATCTGGTGGAACGAAATAAAATGCCCGTGTCGGCCCACTGGTTTGCCCTGGAGGATATGGCCTTCAGCAACTCAAAGCAGTTCATGCTCGCAAGACATGCCCCTGGAAGGGAAGCGAGTGAATTTGTTTTTTTCCCGGGTTGCCAGCTTGCCGGGTCAAACCCGGAGCAGGTGATCCAGACCTATGCATTTCTGCGCAACAACCGGTCCCAGAACACGGGCCTGATGCTACAATGCTGTTCTGCTCCGGCTTACTGGGCCGGTGATCAACCCAGAACAGAAACAGCCATCGCCCTGATTGAAACAAACTGGCAGCAGCTGGGCAAACCTGAAATGATCCTGGCCTGTTCCTCGTGCATGGAGATGTTTAAACAATACCTGCCCCAGATAAAGGTCACCTCCCTGTGGGAGATCATGGACAGGGGGAATCTTCCCGATCAGATGCTGGGGGGAGTTAGCGGCGGAAAGGTATTGGGAACAATCCCGGCCATGGCCCTGCACGACCCCTGCACCACCCGCAATGAGCCACGGGTACACGAGGCTGTCAGAAGCCTTGCAGCAAAGCTTAACATTCCCATCCAGGAGCTTGAGTTAAGCCGGACAAATACCGAATGCTGCGGGTTTGGCGGCCTCATGGAAAACGCAAATCCAGAGATGGCCAAAAAGCAGATTGAACAGAGGCGCTTGGAAAGCGATCTTGATTTTCTAACCTATTGTGCCATGTGCCGCAACCAGCTCAGGGGAGCAGACAAACGAACCGTCCATATTCTGGATTATCTTTTCCCCGGCAAAGAATCTCCTGAAGACCCAGCCGCACGACCCAGGACAGGACTGTCGGAAAGCCGGAAAAACAGGGAACGACTCAAGACGGATCTCCTTGACCGACTGTGGAACCAACCCCCTATAGAAAAAGACCTTTTCCCCCTGTGCATGACACACGAAATAAAGACAACCCTTGAACAGCGGCGGATTTTGAACCAGGACATCCGAGCGGCCATTGCCCATGGCGAAGGGACAGGAAAAAAAATGCTTAACATTGACAACGGTCATTTCCTGGTATCCCACCGCCCGTCCATGGTCACCTTCTGGGTGGAGTACTCAGTGGTCGACACGGGGTATCAGGTCCACAACAGCTATTGCCACCGTATGCAGGTGACCCGGGAGCGACAATAA